One window from the genome of Rhodopseudomonas sp. P2A-2r encodes:
- the bioB gene encoding biotin synthase BioB produces MTASSTVSNGAPHLRHDWQRAEAQALYDLPFADLMFQAQGIHRGNFDPNHVETASLLSIKTGGCPEDCGYCSQSAHYDTDVAATKLMDREAVVATAQRAKESGASRFCMAAAWRNPKDKDLDRVCDMVSAVKGLGLETCATLGMITEDQAQRLQNAGLDFYNHNIDTSREFYSRIISTRTMEDRIETLANARHAGLKVCCGGIVGMGEQVEDRLGMLVLLANLPNHPESVPINLWNEVKGVPVNDTAERADPIALARMIAVARIMMPKSVVRLSAGRQYMSDELQALCFLAGANSIFIGDVLLTTRNPQTTRDVELLDRLGIHSALDDVRLEPTGLELPAASVAAG; encoded by the coding sequence ATGACCGCATCATCCACCGTATCGAACGGCGCACCTCACCTCCGCCACGACTGGCAGCGCGCCGAGGCACAGGCGCTGTACGACCTGCCGTTCGCCGACCTGATGTTCCAGGCGCAAGGCATTCACCGCGGCAACTTCGATCCGAATCATGTGGAGACCGCGAGCCTGCTCAGCATCAAGACCGGCGGCTGCCCGGAAGACTGCGGCTACTGCTCGCAAAGCGCACATTACGACACCGACGTCGCCGCGACCAAGCTGATGGATCGTGAGGCCGTGGTCGCCACCGCGCAGCGTGCCAAGGAGTCAGGCGCCAGCCGGTTCTGCATGGCCGCCGCATGGCGCAACCCGAAGGACAAGGATCTCGACCGGGTCTGCGACATGGTCAGCGCGGTGAAGGGCCTGGGTCTCGAGACCTGCGCCACACTCGGAATGATCACCGAAGACCAGGCACAGCGGCTGCAAAACGCCGGACTCGATTTCTACAATCACAACATCGACACCTCGCGCGAATTCTACAGCCGCATCATCTCCACGCGCACCATGGAAGACCGCATCGAGACGCTGGCCAATGCGCGCCACGCCGGGTTGAAAGTATGTTGCGGCGGCATCGTCGGCATGGGCGAGCAGGTCGAGGACCGCCTGGGCATGCTGGTGCTGCTGGCCAACCTGCCGAACCATCCGGAGAGCGTGCCGATCAACCTGTGGAACGAGGTCAAGGGTGTTCCGGTCAATGACACTGCGGAGCGCGCCGATCCGATCGCGCTGGCGCGCATGATCGCGGTGGCGCGCATCATGATGCCGAAAAGCGTGGTGCGGCTGTCTGCGGGCCGCCAGTACATGTCGGACGAGCTGCAGGCGCTGTGCTTTCTGGCCGGGGCCAATTCGATCTTCATCGGCGACGTGCTGCTGACCACCAGGAACCCGCAGACCACCCGCGACGTCGAACTGCTCGATCGCCTCGGCATTCATTCCGCGCTCGACGACGTGCGGCTTGAGCCGACAGGTCTGGAACTGCCGGCGGCGTCTGTAGCCGCCGGCTAA
- a CDS encoding MBL fold metallo-hydrolase — protein sequence MHSKTDAIPTPTDGLQYPWEAHPGPDQVVEIAPGVLWIRLDLPFRLNHVNIYLLADGDGWAMVDTGIGNEATIAAWTALFDGPLAGKTISKVIVTHAHPDHVGQAGWMVQRFNCPFYMSQIEYLQGVYHQVRRSDERLVNSRLFFRRHGMDEDITEQLLGRGQDYLKKTVPLPAVYRRLSDGDDFTIGTRTFRVITGAGHSPDQVMLYCAADGLFLSADQVLSKISPNVSVWAHEPEENSLGAYLRSLRRLSETLPDDVLVLPGHGVPFHGVKVRIKQLADHHEERCQMIAAACKETPMTSAELVPVIFHKHKLDAHQTGFAAGELIAHVNYMLNQNRLSVVQRPDGVLRFTAV from the coding sequence ATGCATTCGAAAACAGACGCCATTCCCACCCCGACCGACGGCCTCCAATATCCCTGGGAGGCCCATCCCGGCCCCGATCAGGTGGTCGAAATCGCCCCGGGCGTGCTGTGGATCCGGCTCGACCTGCCGTTCCGCCTCAACCATGTGAACATCTACCTGCTGGCCGACGGCGACGGCTGGGCGATGGTCGATACCGGCATCGGCAACGAGGCCACCATCGCGGCCTGGACCGCGCTGTTCGACGGCCCGCTGGCCGGCAAGACCATCAGCAAGGTGATCGTGACCCACGCCCATCCCGACCATGTCGGTCAGGCCGGCTGGATGGTGCAGCGTTTCAACTGCCCGTTCTACATGTCGCAGATCGAATATCTGCAGGGCGTCTACCATCAGGTCCGCCGCAGCGACGAGCGGCTGGTCAATTCGCGACTGTTCTTCCGCCGCCACGGCATGGACGAGGACATCACCGAGCAACTGCTCGGCCGCGGCCAGGATTATCTGAAGAAGACCGTGCCGCTGCCCGCCGTCTATCGCCGGCTGTCCGATGGCGATGACTTCACCATCGGCACGCGCACCTTCCGCGTCATCACCGGCGCCGGCCATTCGCCCGACCAGGTGATGCTGTATTGCGCTGCCGACGGGCTGTTTCTGTCCGCCGATCAGGTGCTCAGCAAGATTTCGCCGAATGTCAGCGTCTGGGCCCATGAGCCCGAAGAGAATTCGCTCGGCGCCTACCTGCGTTCGCTCAGGCGTTTGTCCGAAACGCTGCCCGACGACGTGCTGGTGCTGCCCGGTCACGGCGTACCGTTCCATGGCGTCAAGGTCCGGATCAAGCAGCTCGCCGATCATCACGAGGAGCGCTGCCAGATGATCGCGGCAGCGTGCAAGGAGACGCCGATGACCTCGGCGGAGCTGGTCCCGGTCATCTTCCACAAGCACAAGCTCGATGCGCATCAGACCGGTTTTGCTGCCGGCGAACTGATCGCCCACGTCAATTATATGCTGAACCAGAACCGCCTGAGCGTTGTCCAACGACCGGACGGTGTTTTGCGCTTCACCGCTGTGTGA